DNA from Actinoplanes sp. SE50/110:
GGCGGCGACCGGTTCAGCGGCGGCGACCGGTTCAGCGGCGGCGACCGGTTCAGCGGCGGCGACCGGTTCAGCGGCGGCGACCGGTTCAGCGGCGGCGACCGGCTCAGCGGCGACGATCGGCTCGTCGACCGCGGCCGGCTCAGCCGCGGCAGCCGGCTCCTCGACAGCGACCGGCTCGACGACGACGGCCTCGATCACGACGGTCTCGGCACCCGGCTCGGCGACCTCCGCCTCAGCCTCGACCGGCTCGACGACAGCCGTCTCGGCCACGTCGAAGCGCTCGGTGCCGGCCTCGGCGGCGGGCTCGATGACAGCGGTCTCGGCGGTCGACGAAACGGAGCTCGACGAAAGGGAGGCCGGCGAAACGGAGGCCGGGGAAACGGCGGTCGGCGAAACGGAGGGTGAGGTGGTGGGCGCGGTCTCGGTGGCGGCAGCCGGCGTGACCACCGCGGGAGCCGTCGCGGCCCCGAGCGAGCGTCCACGGATGAACCATCCAGCTATCAGGCCGACCACGACCCCGGCCACAAGGGAGAAAAATGCTGCCATATCGGGCCTCCGGGCGGGAGATGAGGGTGCATGTGGTAGCGCGCAGCTTCGCACATCACCATGCGTAGCCACGCGCAGGGTGCCCACTCGTCCACGAAAGGGCCCGGCTCACCGCGTACACAGGCAAGGGCAAGCGGTGGCCACGCTCCGGCGGAGCGTGACCACCGCATGGTTCTTACGGAGCGGCCGGGTAGTCGTTCACGTAGACCGGCACGCCGACCTTCGTGGTGTCCGCCGCCGCACCCACGCCGTTGACGACATGGTCGATCACGCCGGCGCTCAGGTTCACCGTCATGATGTGGTGCAGGTGGACGCCCGGGGTCTGCGGCGCCTCGAACCCGTTCGCGGTGTGGATCGTGGGGTTGTTCTGATTGAACACGTACACGCCCGCGCCGTACAGGTGGTGGGTCTTGACCCGGTTGCCGATCTTGTAACCGGCGTAGCCCTGGACCGGGCCGTTCATCCAGTCCGCCTGGGTCGGCGGGTCGTACGGCAGCTCGTTCTGGTAGAGCACGGTGGTGCCGCCGTTGCCGTTCCACACGGTGTTGTACTTCTGGAAGTGCTCGACGAACAGGCCGGTCGCGGTCACGTCGTTCCCGTTGATCACCGCGCCGTAGGTGCCGATGTTGGTGTTCCACCGCTCGGTGTCGCCGCCGGTGAAGCCCTCGACGCCGTGGTCGGCGCGCCACACCCAGGTGTGGTCGATCAGCACGTGGTCGCTGTTCACCTCGAGCGCGGTGCCGGCCTTGCCGACGTGCGGGCCGCCGACCCGGAAGTACACGTCCTGCAGGCTGGTCGGATTGTTCGCCGAGGTGAAGCCGAAGCCGTGGCCGCGGCCGACGCGCAGCAGCGCGGACGACCTGACGGTGCCGGCGTCGATGGTGAGCCCGGCGACGGTGACGCCGGGGACGTCCTCGACCTGCACCGGGGTGGCGCCCTTGACCGCGGTCAGGGTGGCGTGGCCGAGGCCGAGCACCACGGTGTTCGGCCGCCACACGTCGATGGTGCGGTCGATGTCGTAGACGCCCGGGGTGAACAGCAGGTTCTTGCCCAGGGCCAGGGCCAGGTTGATCTTGGCGACCGAGTCGCCCGGCTTGGCGATGTAGAAGTCGCTGAGCGGCAGGGTGCGCCCGGCCGAGGCCCAGGTGACGCCGGAGGTGTTCTTCTGCGTGGCGGGCACCTGCACCTGCCACCTGCCGTGCGCGTCGACGAACAGGTACGGCTTCTCCTTGCTGACCGGGGTGGTGGCCAGCGTGGTGTACGGCGGGTTCGGAAACGCCGACTCGTCGGGGGCGCCGACGACGCCGGAGAAGACCTGGTTCCACACGCCGTTGGACCAGTTGCCGACCTGGCTGTTGCGGGTCAGCCACTGCTGCTGCGACCCGTTGACGATGGTCTCCGCCCTGGTGTCGGCGATGAAACCACCGGAGGCGTACTGCGGGCCGGCGGTGCAGTAGTCCATCAGCGACAGGGTGCCGCCGGTGAACTGGGTGCGCCGCAGGGAGACGGCCTGGGAGACGGCCCAGAAGTTGGCCGTGCCCCGGCAGCCGTCCTGGCCCGCCCCGTTGATGTTGACGGTCAGGTTGCCCACGGTCCGCCAGAAGTTGACCAGGGCCAGGCAGTTGCTCGTGCCGCCGTTCTCCAGGCAGCGGTTGTACACCTCGACCTTGCCGTTGATCACGACATCGCCGGGGTTGGCGCCCAGGCCGGCCAGCTCGGTGTAGTAACCGACCTTGACCTGCAGCGGGTGCTCGGCGGTGCCATAGGTGCCCGGCTTGAAGAGGAAGGCGTACCGGTCGGTGCCCATCTCGTTGTCGACCTGCTTGGCGTTCGCGGCGTCCAGGGTGGCCTGGATGTCGGCGATCGGCTGGCTCGGGTCGAAGACGGTGACGTGTGGGCCGAGGTTGGGCACGGCGGATGTGGAATGTGCGGCGGCCGGCGAGGCCTGGGCCGTGACGGCCGTGAGGGCCAGGCCGAGCGCGAACGCTCCGGCGGTGGTCCGGCGCAGCGCGGTGCGCCGGCGGATGGTCGACATACGGAGGGACCCCTTCCGGAAACAAGATCGCAATGATCCAGGTCACGGAAGCAATCGGCGTACCTCCATGTCAAGAGCGGGGAAAAGGCATACGGCATCCAATGTGGGCAAGCCGCCCAGGTTCCGGAACCGAGAACCGAACAGACCGCCGGAACCGGTACCGGAATCGGTTTCACGTTACCGGCGAGCGGCGCTCAGGCGGCCTCGACCGCATAGATGACGATGTTGCTCCGATAGCTGCGACGGCTCCGGTCGAACGATCCCCCGCAGGTGATCAGGCGCAGCGCCGGGCCGCCCGTCGGCCCGTACACCTCGTCGCTCGGGAACGCCTTCTTCGGATAACTGGCGACCTTGACGACGGTGAAGGTCACGGTCGACCGGTCGCTGCGTCGGATCGTGAGGGTGTCGCCCGGCTTGAGCTCGCGCAACCGGTAGAAGACCGCCGCGCCGTCCCGCGCGGTGTCGACGTGGCCGACGACGACCGCGGGACCGGGCTCGCCCGGGGTGGGCGACCCGTCGTACCAGCCGGCCGGGGCGTCGGAGCGCAGCGGCGGCACGTCCAGGGTGCCGTCACCGCGCAGCCCGATCGGGGTGATCGGGGTGTGCACACCGATCGCCGGGATGTCCAGCGCGGTGGGTTGCGAGCGGTGCGTCCTCGACCTGGTGGGTGCCGGTGGCGCCGGCACGTCCTCCCAGGCCGGGGTGACGGCCGGCGGGTCGGGCAGCGCGTCGTCGGTGATCAGGCCGAGCACGGTGACGGTGGCCCCGAGCACTGCCAGCAGAACGGAGAAGACGGCGGCCCGACGGTTGCGGATCATCGAGCGCGGCCGAAGCCGAACCGGCCGGTGATCACCGCCGCGAGCAGCAGGAACGCGCCGCCGACCAGCAGTGCCAGGCGCCGGCCGTCGAGCCCGCTGCCGCCCCCGGCGTCGACGCCACCGGCCGGCGTCCGGTCGGGCTTGGAGCTGGGCCGGTGCGACGGCGACGCCGAGTGCGACGGCGAGGGCTTGGTCGTCGGATCGTCGGCGGTCGTCACGGTCTTCGGTGACAGCGTGCCCGGCGACGCCGAGGCTGACGCCGGCCGCGAGGCCGGCCCGGACACCGGTGGCAGCGTCTCGCTGCTGGCCGTCGTCGCCGGCCCCGCCGTGGTGCCGGCGCCCCCGTTCCGATCGCAGAACGACAGCGTCAGGGCGAGCAGGATCAGCAGGATCACCGCCGCGCCGAGGGCGACGAGCCAGTTCCGGCGTTGCGCGGCCGCGTGCTCGGCCATGGTGGTGACCTCCGTCCGGACGCCGGCCGCGCCGCGGGTGATCGTCGAGCGACGATCACCACGCTAGCCGCCGGTCCGGCGGCCCACGCCGTTCTATCCGTGATCGGTCACTTCGGACTCCCGCGACCCGGACGCGGCCGCTCGTGTCGATGGTCGTCAGGTACCCCGCTGCCCGGGTGTTCCATGCGTGCGCGACGGCCCTTGCTCGCTGTCCGATCCACGACCGGCGCGCTCAGCGCAGCACGGTGAGCACGATCAGGGCGACCAGGACGACGACGGCCAGGGTGCCCAGCAGCAGCGGATGCGTCAGCAGGCCGGTCGCGTGCTGGGCAGCCGGCCGTTTCTCCGGGTCGCCGGCCGGCGCCGGCATCCCGAAGCCGCTGAGCGGCGCGGCGGAGTCGACCGGCGGGATGGCGTAGTCGACGAGTTCGGCGGGCGGCGCCGGTAGAGCGCCACCCGCCGGTCCCGGTGCCACCGGCCGCGCCGCCGGGAACGCGGCCCCGGCCGACGCCGCCGAGTGCGCGAAGATCGCGGCCGCCTCCGGGTCGGGCGGCGCGACCGTGTGTGCCCCCGGCACCAGCGGCCCGGACGGCGCGGCCGCCGGGTAGTAGCCGCCCAGCCCCGCGGTCGGCGGCAGCACCGCCGGCCCGGGCTGCAGGTGGTCGGTCCACTGCTGGCCGTCCCACCATCGGGTCGCGGGCAGACCACTGGGGTCGGCGTACCATCCGGCGGGCTGCGCGGGGCTCGTCATCGGTGCGGGTCCTCGTTTCCGTTCCGGTCCAGGGACGGCCGCAACCATCGGGACCCGCCCGACGACCCTGAGGTCATGTCCGCTGGATCACACCGATTTCTGGTACGCCCGGAACGTCCGCGTGGACAGGAAGATCATCACCGCGGCCAGCGCGAGCAGCCATCCGCCGCGGCTGAGCACCACCCCCCAGTCGGGCGTGTCCCGCATCGCCGCCCGGGCGGCCGCCAGGCACCAGTTCACCGGGTTGAATTCCGCGATCCGCCGCATCCACGACGGCATCAGTGTCGCCGCCATGAACGCCGAGGACAGGAAGGTGAGCGGCAACAGCAGCAGGGTGTTGATCCCGATGATCGTCTCGCGTTGCCGGACCAGCATCCCGACCGTGTTCGAGAGCGCACTGAAGATCGTCCCGAGCAGCAGCGCGGTGACCAGCAGCACGACCAGGCCGGCCGCGCCGCCCGGGTAGCTCGCCCCGGCGGCCAGCCCGAGCAGGACGATCGCCGCCACCTGCACCGCGGTGGACAGCGCCTGCTCGACGACCAGCGCGTTCATGATGGCGCCGCGGGCGACCGGGGTGGTCAGCAGCCGGTTCATGGTGCCGCGCTCGATCTCCTCGAGCACCCCCATCCCGGACCACATGTTCGACGACACCGCGGTCATCGCGACCACACCGGGCACGATGTAGTCCAGGTACGACCCGCCGCCGAAGCCGGGCAGCTCCACCACCTTCCGGAACAGGTTGCCGAACAGCAACAGCCAGATGGCCGGCTGGATCAGCAGGATCACCACGAACGCCGGCTGCTTGATCAGCACCTTCAGCCGCCGGTTGGTCATCCACCAGGTGTGCGTCACCAGGGTCGTCATGCCGCGTACCTCCGTCCCGCGTGGCGCAGATACACGTCGTCCAGCGAGGGGCGGGCGACGGTCACCGTCGCGACGCCGATCCCGGCCGATTCGAGGGCGGCCAGGGCCGCCGGGACCGCCGCCGCGCCGTCGTCGGCCCGCGCGCTCAGCGTCCGCCCGTCCAGGGCGATGTCGCGCAGGCCGGCGACGTGCGCGATGGCCCGCCGCGCCTGCGGCTCATCCGGTGGCAGCGCCAATTGCAGATGTACGGCATCACCCCGCAACTCCCCCTTCAGACTCTCCGGGGTGCCCTCGGCCACGATCCGGCCGCCGTCGACGATGGCGAGCCGGTCGGCCAGCCGGTCGGCCTCGTCCAGGTAGTGCGTGGTGAGCAGGATGGCGATCGACTCGTCCGCGGCGAGCCGGCCGATCTCGGTCCACATCTCGGCGCGCCCCTCCGGGTCCAGCCCGGTGGTCGGCTCGTCGAGGAAGAGCACGCCGGGCCGGTGGATCAGGGCCAGGGCCACGTCGAGGCGGCGCTGCATGCCACCGGACCAGCCGCGGACCGCCCGGCCGGCGGCCTCGCCCAGACCGAAGCGCTCCAGGAGCTCGTCCACGCGCCGGGTGAGCTGCCCACCGCGTACGCCGAAGAGACGCCCTTGAAGCCGGAGGTTGTCCTTTCCGGTCGCCATCGGGTCGAGCGCGGAGCGCTGCGGGACGACGCCGATCGTGCGGCGCACCCGGTCGGGGTGGCGCAGCACGTCGTGCCCGGCCACGGTCGCGCCGCCGGAATCCGGCCGGGCCAGCGTGGTGAGGATCTTGACGGTGCTGGACTTGCCGGCGCCGTTCGGCCCGAGCAGGCCGAACACCTCGCCGGCGCGGACGGTGAGGGTGAGCCCGTCGAGGGCCCGCACCCCGCCGGGATAACTCTTGCGTAGTTCCTGTGCCGTCACGGCATCACTCATGGTGATCCTTCTCCAGATCGCCACGGGCCGTGTCCCGGTTATCCTTGTTGCTGCTACACGCCTCGGATGAGCCGGGCCGTTCCCGCGGCCGGTTGATGGGGCACGACCCCGGCCGGTGTTCCCGCACCGGCCGGGGCCGCTTTTCTCACGTCTCGGTGATCGTCATGAACTCCGAGAGATCAGTGGGCATCTCGCCGGTCCGATGGATCCGCCGCCAGGCGGCGAGACCGGCCATGGTGCCCTCGCGCATCTCGGTCAGCAGCCCGGTCAGCCAGGTGACCTCGGCGTCCCGGATCGCCATCCGATACTCCGCCTCGACCAGGAACAGCCGGGGGACCACCGCGCGGTTGCCGTCGAGGTCGGCCCGCATCCGATCGTTCTCCATCGCGAGGGTGGCGAGGCGCTGCTCGAGCAGCGTGATCACCTCGTCCGGCGGGAGCACGCCGAGCACCGAGAGCGCCGCCTGCAGCTTCGGAAACTCCCGTGCGGGAGTGCCGACCAGCTCGCGCATCCAGTCGGTCAGCTCGGCGCGGCCGTTCCCGGTCAGCCGATACACCGTGCGCTCGGGCCGACGGCCGTCCCGGACCGTCTCCGCCGCCTCGATGAAGCCGTGCTTCTCCAGGTTCTGCACGACCGTGTAGAGCGATCCCCATTGGATCTTGATGTCCTGATCCTTGCCGAACTCCTTGAGCCGGGCGGCCATCTCGTAGGGGTGCATCGGCTCGATGCTCAGCGTCGCCAGGATGTGCAACCCGAGGAGGTTGCCCACCTTGCGCCGCTTCGCCATCTCGCTCCTCGTGGTGTGAATGCTCGCTACCGAGTATTACGCACCCGAGCAACAAAACGGAAGGCCCCCGCCGGGGGGCCTTCCGTTTCCGGATCCTCGATCTCAGGCCAGGGCCGGCTTCCGGTTGATCCGGATGACCGGGGTGAGCAGCAGCAGTCCGCAGGCCACCTGCTCCAGCCTGAACCAGAGCGGGAACATCCCGGGCAGCGCCGCGATCACCACGATCGCGACCAGCATGATCGCCGTGACGATCCGCAGCCGCAGCAGCGCCCCGCGGCTGCCGCGCAGCGCCCGCACCGACAGGTGGAGCGAGATCAGCGACGCCAGCGCGACGAGCGAG
Protein-coding regions in this window:
- a CDS encoding class F sortase, with amino-acid sequence MIRNRRAAVFSVLLAVLGATVTVLGLITDDALPDPPAVTPAWEDVPAPPAPTRSRTHRSQPTALDIPAIGVHTPITPIGLRGDGTLDVPPLRSDAPAGWYDGSPTPGEPGPAVVVGHVDTARDGAAVFYRLRELKPGDTLTIRRSDRSTVTFTVVKVASYPKKAFPSDEVYGPTGGPALRLITCGGSFDRSRRSYRSNIVIYAVEAA
- a CDS encoding ABC transporter permease yields the protein MTTLVTHTWWMTNRRLKVLIKQPAFVVILLIQPAIWLLLFGNLFRKVVELPGFGGGSYLDYIVPGVVAMTAVSSNMWSGMGVLEEIERGTMNRLLTTPVARGAIMNALVVEQALSTAVQVAAIVLLGLAAGASYPGGAAGLVVLLVTALLLGTIFSALSNTVGMLVRQRETIIGINTLLLLPLTFLSSAFMAATLMPSWMRRIAEFNPVNWCLAAARAAMRDTPDWGVVLSRGGWLLALAAVMIFLSTRTFRAYQKSV
- a CDS encoding daunorubicin resistance protein DrrA family ABC transporter ATP-binding protein, coding for MSDAVTAQELRKSYPGGVRALDGLTLTVRAGEVFGLLGPNGAGKSSTVKILTTLARPDSGGATVAGHDVLRHPDRVRRTIGVVPQRSALDPMATGKDNLRLQGRLFGVRGGQLTRRVDELLERFGLGEAAGRAVRGWSGGMQRRLDVALALIHRPGVLFLDEPTTGLDPEGRAEMWTEIGRLAADESIAILLTTHYLDEADRLADRLAIVDGGRIVAEGTPESLKGELRGDAVHLQLALPPDEPQARRAIAHVAGLRDIALDGRTLSARADDGAAAVPAALAALESAGIGVATVTVARPSLDDVYLRHAGRRYAA
- a CDS encoding PadR family transcriptional regulator yields the protein MAKRRKVGNLLGLHILATLSIEPMHPYEMAARLKEFGKDQDIKIQWGSLYTVVQNLEKHGFIEAAETVRDGRRPERTVYRLTGNGRAELTDWMRELVGTPAREFPKLQAALSVLGVLPPDEVITLLEQRLATLAMENDRMRADLDGNRAVVPRLFLVEAEYRMAIRDAEVTWLTGLLTEMREGTMAGLAAWRRIHRTGEMPTDLSEFMTITET
- a CDS encoding DUF2510 domain-containing protein; the protein is MTSPAQPAGWYADPSGLPATRWWDGQQWTDHLQPGPAVLPPTAGLGGYYPAAAPSGPLVPGAHTVAPPDPEAAAIFAHSAASAGAAFPAARPVAPGPAGGALPAPPAELVDYAIPPVDSAAPLSGFGMPAPAGDPEKRPAAQHATGLLTHPLLLGTLAVVVLVALIVLTVLR